The following proteins come from a genomic window of Megalobrama amblycephala isolate DHTTF-2021 linkage group LG1, ASM1881202v1, whole genome shotgun sequence:
- the LOC125244201 gene encoding gastrula zinc finger protein XlCGF57.1-like — protein MEFIKEEESEDIKMEFIKDETEDMKIEETFIVKHEDTEEQTDLMALKEASHELNEREEEKKHDKHNDFLTGERATQAKNSSLRKRAQKTGSKSYFTCQQCGKSFKQHRYLKVHLRVHTRESPITCQQCGKSFNREDYLKVHMRIHTGEKPYTCQQCGKSFSQKAYLIVHMRIHTLEKPFTCQQCGQSFSQKGNLKVHMRNHTGESPFVCQQCGKCYKEKGNLTVHMRIHTGEKPYTCQQCGKSFSRKGNLTAHMTVHTGESPFTCQQCGKCYKEKGNLTIHMRIHTGEKPYTCQQCGKSFSRKGNLTAHMTVHTGESPFACQQCGKSYKEKGKLEIHMRVHTGEKPYTCQQCGKSFNIKGSLTVHMRIHTGEKPYTCQQCGKSFSRKGNLTAHMTVHTGESPFTCQQCGKCYKEKGNLTIHMRIHTGEKPYTCQQCGKSFNIKGSLTVHMRIHTGESSFTCQQCGKSFNRKYKLETHMRIHTGEKPYTCRQCGKSFTVKGNLIAHMRIHIGEKPYICTLCGNSFARELSLREHMNIHTGEKPFTCDQCGKSFRHKVTLYNHMKIHTEEKPFICDKCGKSFRFKFNLKSHTRIHSKENSFRSHHCGNSRGVNST, from the exons atggagtttattaaagaggaggagagtgaagacataaagatggagtttattaaagatgagaccgaagacatgaagattgaagaaacattcattgtgaaacatgaagatactgaggaacaaacag ACCTAATGGCACTGAAAGAGGCAAGTCATGAACTTAATGAAagggaagaagagaaaaaacatGATAAACATAATGATTTCTTGACTGGGGAAAGAGCGACACAggctaaaaattcttctttacgaaaaagagctcaaaagacagGATCTAAAAGttatttcacctgccaacagtgtggaaagagttttaaacAACATAGATACCTTAAAGTCCACTTGAGAGTTCACACTAGAGAGAGTCCCATCacttgccaacagtgtggaaagagtttcaaccGTGAAGActaccttaaagtccacatgaggattcatactggagaaaagccttacacctgtcaacagtgtggaaagagtttcagtcaaaaagcataccttatagtccacatgaggattcacactTTAGAGAAACCTTTCActtgccaacaatgtggacagagtttcagtcaaaaaggaaaccttaaagtccacatgagaaatcacactggagagagcccATTTgtctgccaacagtgtggaaaatgttacaaagaaaaaggaaaccttacagtccacatgagaattcacactggagaaaagccttacacctgccaacagtgtggaaagagtttcagtagAAAAGGAAATCTTACAGCCCACATGacagttcacactggagagagcccATTCACCTGCCAGCAGTGTGGAAAGTGTTACAAAGAAAAAGGAAACCTTAcaatccacatgagaattcacactggagaaaagccttacacctgccaacagtgtggaaagagtttcagtagAAAAGGAAATCTTACAGCCCACATGacagttcacactggagagagcccattcgcctgccaacagtgtggaaagagttacaaagaaaaaggaaaacttgaaatccacatgagagttcacactggagaaaagccttacacctgccaacaatgtggaaagagtttcaatataaaAGGAAGTCTtacagtccacatgagaattcacactggagaaaagccttacacctgccaacagtgtggaaagagtttcagtagAAAAGGAAATCTTACAGCCCACATGacagttcacactggagagagcccATTCACCTGCCAGCAGTGTGGAAAGTGTTACAAAGAAAAAGGAAACCTTAcaatccacatgagaattcacactggagaaaagccttacacctgccaacaatgtggaaagagtttcaatataaaAGGAAGTCTtacagtccacatgagaattcacactggagagagctcattcacctgccaacagtgtggaaagagtttcaatcgAAAATATAAACTTGAaacccacatgagaattcacactggagaaaagccttatacCTGCcgacaatgtggaaagagttttactgtaaaaggaaaccttatagcccacatgagaattcacattggagaaaagccttacatcTGCACTCTGTGTGGGAATAGCTTCGCACGGGAACTAAGCCTTAGGGAACAtatgaatattcacactggagagaagccttttacatgtgatcagtgtggaaagagtttcaggcATAAAGTGACCCTTTATAACCACATGAAAATTCATACTGAAGAGAAGCCATTTATATGTGATAAGTGTGGTAAGAGTTTCAGATTTAAATTTAACCTCAAGAGCCACACGAGGATTCACTCGAAAGAGAACTCTTTTAGAAGTCATCACTGTGGAAATAGCAGAGGTGTAAACAGTACCTAA